The sequence below is a genomic window from Sebastes fasciatus isolate fSebFas1 chromosome 18, fSebFas1.pri, whole genome shotgun sequence.
TACattgtttacatacatattatatatatatagtaccaTCAATAGTATAAGTATTATTGTTGTATTAACCTATACTACacctatatattattattattatgtcttATATTATATCTTCTCATATCATTTCTCACATCTTCttgtattataatattatacatCTATACTACTATTATACTATTACATTACACTACTGTTTCATACACTATAATATACactactatattcagtactctTGCACTATTTGCACTACGACTGGCACACCGTCACGTCACGTGTTGTTTAAGCTACTGGATGCCTACATTTCCTTCGGGATCAATagagtatctatctatctatctatctatctatctatctatctatcatgaACTAAATTTGGTGTAAACTTGATGAAATGTAGCTCCAGGAGTTTTAGTGgtgcagtggtggaatgaaactataaatacatttactgtaatgaagtacaattctgaggtacttgtactttacttgagtgtttccatttAATGCTacattatacttctactccacgaCAATTCAGAAGCAATTATTGTTCTTTTAttccactatatttatttgacactacggctgtcaaagttataataataacgcgttaatgcaaatttgttttgacgccactaatttctctaacgcattaacgtgatttttaggttgtagcagctcagttttaaagctagagtgaagatactgacatcatagtaaactagaaaacctgatgaatccatcggtaccaaccatgccatactagcttgtaggaggaggttaaataacgctacgaagttacgctaaagtttggcgaggaaaaactgtgactttctgaaactctgacctccagatatgtgaatgaaaatggacaATATtgaacaatatctgtcattgttttgtgttgttaattgatttacaataataaatatatacatacatttgcataaagcagcatatttgtccactcccatgttgataagaggattaaatacttgacaaatctccctttaaggtacaatcatgcgattaattgcgattaaatattttaatcaattagccctagaatatatatttttatatgaagaatatgtgatgtAGCTTTAATATAATGAGATCAGAGCCTCTAGTTTAACAGCATTATTAAGTACTAAACATTGTTATTGTATAGAAACAGAACAGTATTTTGTGCATTGACGACTATTGTCCATACGAATCATATTAGATTATTTCCCAAAGAAAACGTCACCATGAGCGGTTACATTTTGCAGAacatatttttaattaacaaaGTATCAAAAACAAAAGTTGACAGATCACAAAGATGGAAGTACACGTTGGTAGTAGCAGTGCAGTTGTACCTGACAGCCTACGGTTTATTCATTCAGGCTAAGATGCTCCAACAGTCGAGCAGCTACAGAAACAAAGACAGCCTCCAGTAGAAGTAGGCACAATAGAATACATCCAACTCAgtgcttattattattagctaTCTAGCCACGACTAGCAACGGGACAATGAACAACATTACATACACGCTGTGAACGCCTGCGTCCCTTTAACCCTGCCACTCTCAAGTTCTTTGCTCATATAACACACACGATAAACAATATAAACCTTCTTCTACCATgcaaacataaaatataaaacttcAGTCCTCACCGTGACAGTAATGTGCTGCTCTTACATAAATCATATCACTCTTCTGTTATGAGCTCACAATGGCGACAAACCTTTAAGATAGACgctaacgatgctaacatgATGTTCAGTCTGCTCACTGACAATTATTCAAATACTGAGAGTTTCTCTACTGACGTGCAACGACTGAGGGAGAAGAGGGTTTCAGATGTTTGTCTATTGATGGACACTTTAGATTGATGCCATGTTTAGTAATTGACAAGAAACATAGCTTCTTAACTCTCGTTCATTACACCGCCTTGTGCAATAAACCACATTTCTCTTGAGGGATGATTCCACTCTAAAGCAagcagagaggaggggaagaaaTATTTGGCAGTGAGTTGAAGCCTGGATAAagttcatcacacacacagttctaACATCACATCATCTTGCATAACTCCAGAGTCAGGCGTGTGTTAAAAGGACCAGCTGGAAGCCGATGCAACACTTCCGATACCTAGCTAACGATATCTTGTGAACACAACTTCCAAACCAAATCTCATTAACAAAAATACACTTTTAGAAAATAATCTTTTGTTTTGCACTGTCCAAGACCAAAAAGGAGGCATCCGGTGTTTTACATACAGTAGCACAGAGTTAATACAATATACGAGATTTTAGGTAGAAAACAACATAACACTCGTGGAGCTTCATCGTCATGGAAGATGTAAAAAGCAACACTAGTTCTGTTCATCTTAAGAGGGAACGCAGTGATAAATAAAGTGTACTTGTgaaattatatacagtattgtgtttttttgggaCAATTTTGCTTGCCAGCGAATTTCAAATTGCTACGGAAAGTAAAGTATCATCTGCATATGGGatgatattgtaattttttactATGCTTTTTCTTTAAGTGCAGAATTTTAAACCCTGTCTGCAAAGTACATTTCCCTTTTGTAACTGCTACTGCTGCCCTGACAGCAAACAacctgacttttttttggagAGGTTAGCTCTTAAAACAACAACTTCTGCATCCAGCATAGGTCCTGAGtggttagtagtagtagcagcgtATTTAGCAGACAGACAGGGTTGATACGGCAATTACAAGTCATACAGTAGTtacttaataaatatatttcataCGCTAAGCACAAACAACAACGTCTCTTTTTAAAGTCGGCGACTTGCAGCTCAAACAGATGTCTGTACACACTCACACGGTCAACCTGCGTCTACTTTATGTGCCTTGATCACCTTGAAAATCACGCTTTGGTACAAAAATCAGACACTAAATGAAACTTTCATCCTTTCAAAATaccagtaaataaaaaaaaaaaatgtttttgttttgtttttttagtgctTTGGCATCCGTCCTTGGCCCTGACTgtttgtaatgttaaaaaactaaaacataatGCTGAAGGTTGCTGTCCCTTGTGTGTCACGTCCTGTCCAATCAGCAGCTCCGGCTTCAGGGAGCGGGAGGTCTCTCTAGCAGCTTTGTGGATGAGACCGAGGGGTCATCCGAATGGCATTTTATCATCACTGTCATTCTCAGGTCGTGAGTCTGTTCGGCGGCTCCACCAGCTTCTCCAACAGTTCGTGCTGTGTCGACGGCAGCTTTGTAAAGTCTTAGAAAAGCGGCTAAAACACTCATATGTGACAGTGGATGTGATCGAGGGTCAGCAGTCCTCCTTCTAGAGGGGCGACTGTGGAGAGGGatgtggtggaggaggtgatggaggaggtgaggttGTGGAGTTGTAAGTTGCTCTCCTTGATGTGTTGGATGAAGAGGTTCCTCTCGTCCTCGGGCGTTTGGCCGTTCTGGGCTCGGACGATGCAGGTCGGCCGGTGCAGGTTGAGCATGTAGAccagctgctgcttctgctgcttcagcTCCTCGATCTGAGCCTTCAGGTCGGCGTTGACCGTCTCCAGTTTCTCAGACTCCTGCAGAACAGAGACGGGGAGAAGAGGAAATGTTAATGCTGAACCTTTATCTTGGATGTTAAAGCTTTTGTTAGAAAAACTTCTTTGTGCTATAGGCAGTCTAAAAAATGTTGGAATTAAGgactttgaatgttttttttaaatcacatattGTACATTTAACATATTTTATCCTTGAGCCAGACATTGATTATCCTCAGTTACttttgtggtgtgaaaatgtaaaataaaaactgagTTTCTATAAAAAAAGCCTGACCTTCCAGCTTGGTTATCTTTTCTAAAACTGATAGAAGTTGTAAACTGACCTGCTGCAGAGTCTCagtcttctccttcttcttgttGCGGCACTTTGCAGCAGCAACTTTgttcctctctctccgtctcttcctcctctcgtgCTCCTGAGGTGTGAACTGGGAACCATAAAGAAATAGAAACTGTTAATATTTTCATCCCTAAAATAAACCCTACATTTATAAAACAGAGTCACATTTGACTACAGGCTGTGGTTCCTGCTCTGCCTCACCTCTCTCCTGACCCCGGAGCCACCGGTCCAGTGCTCCGAGGCTCGGTCCGAGCAGGAGCTGGCTCCGTCGGAGCTCATGTCGGCGCTGAGCCCGTTGGACAGGCGCTTGGTCTGGATGGCCAGCCGCAGCTCCTCTTTCACGATGGGCGTGAAGTTGGTGAAGTCGTCCAGGGTGAGCGTGCCCGGCGGCGAGAGGCAGGGCACCAGGGCGGAGCAGCTGATGTCAGCCAGCGAGGGACCCGGGTGCTGCAGCATCATTCTGGAAACACAAAGAGACGACTCGTTATTATCACGTCACTCAGAAACACCAAGAGGaaatatacaatttattaagatattgtgcaaaaaataaaaaaattcagaGATACAAAAAACACCgttaaacatgttaaagtcACTaaacacttattattattaagaaacaAAGATCAGTTAAACTATGGAGATATTAGATTGATGTTTATTTTGCTGAGTAATAATGATAAAGAGCTCAAATATTGCACAACAGTTATAATAAACAAAGAAAGGAGGTTGAATGTTATCAGAGTTAACGTAGAGGAGGAATCATTTATGGCCTCAGAGGCTTTGAAGGAGAATCAGCTGAACTTGAACAAATATTTTCCTTTTGAACAATTAAAGCGAATCATTAATAGGAGTGAATGTTTGTTATCTAAACAGACCAGTGACTCATGGAGAATTATGACTGACAGCTTGATAAGATGATTATGATATCAGCTCCGAgagaccaaaacaaacacattcataTCCTGTAACAtaggatataaataaataaatgtgtattaaaacaagttattctCTCTTTAATATCTCCATAATAAAGCACTCTACTGGTATTAATCTACTTCATGGTAAGTTAAGTTAATATTTttgatttatcaattaatgtaACATTGTAACTGATTTACaatcaataaaatacatatttctcAAGTTTTGTTATATATGTGTGTCATTTAAACATTTATCTGAGAATAAAAACAGTTGTTTTAATTTAACTAAACCTCTAAATCAATTAAACTTTATTGTTATAGCTCCTTTCATACAGGTTAGTGCAGTTAAAGTGCTTAAAGACAAAACTATTTAACAATTTAATCTGATAATTTGAGACAATAAtgctaaaaatataataaaatacaattaaaaactataataacagtaataatagtaaaacagtGCGAAgtaaaaactagattaataaaataaaataaaataaaagttaaatacaataaaacaagttaataaaataataaggtTTAAATCTGTCATTAACTCCAAAGTTAAgaaaacagttaaataaatttcACTTTAACTCACAAAACCTTTAAATCACAAACATCCGAAATAGATTTCaccattttatattttttatattaagtattataatatataaacatggTCGGAGCAGATCTAAATCACATCAGAATCTCTTAAACAGAGTTACACATATTCAATTAAcagctttataataataaagaagtTCTCGCTGACTTTAGAGCCGCAGAGAGTTTctcttttatgttttcattcaaTCTGAAGAGTTTATAAGTTCCAGTGAAGCCTCCGGAgagtctctctctacctgttcAAGATGTGAGGGACGTTCAGCGGAGAAATGAACCTCTAATAGTCGCTCTGGTCTGTTCTGGTGCGTAAAGTCGCTCCGGTTCCTGCTGCTGTTGGAGCTGCTGCTCTAGTGTtggagctgctgttgttgttctgGTGCGTAAAGTCGCTCTGGTTCCTGCTGCTGTTGGAGCTGCTGCTCTAGTGTtggagctgctgttgttgttctgGTGCGTAAAGTCGCTCCGGTTCCTGCTGCTGTTGGAGCTGCTGCTCTAGTGTtggagctgctgttgttgttctgGTGCGTAAAGTCGCTCTGGTTCCTGCTGCTGTTGGAGCTGCTGCTCTAGTGTtggagctgctgttgttgttctgGTGCGTAAAGTTGCGCTTGTGTGGGTTCCGTTGCATCACCTCTTTTATATACAGACTGAAGGGGCGGGGCCTGATgacgcaacctggaatgctactaagggggaggaggaggggagagaggagggagggaggggagggagtgCACAGGGGTGACGTCATCCTATTTATAGAGACTTATCCAGTGATGATGCAATCCAGCTAcacagagctgctgctcagCTGCTATTCCTCTATCAGCCATAACAGGACAGGattcccctcctcccctctcccctctctcctctctcctctatcctctcctccctcctctctcctcctctcctctctcctccagtgGCTGCTGGTGTTCATGTTTCTTGGTGGGGCTGTGCTTCATCCAGTCAGTTTAAACATCCCGGTGTATTTTAATGCAGAACAAAGTGCAGGTATCAGAAACACATTCTACTTtacagttaaataattaacattattttgttccaacaggaagagtaaaGAATGCtttaaaacacaacagtataaaatgtactcagtggtggaaagtaactaagtacttaaatacaactttgaggtacttctactttactggagtatttccatgttctgatactttatactttatactttctCCTCCTCgacatctcagagggaatatTAGActgtttactccactacatttatctgacaactttagttactttacagattctccctccctcctctcctccctcctctcatcttctcctcctctcctccctcctctcatcttctcctcctcctcctccctcctctcatcttctcctcctctcctccctcctctcatcttctcctcctctcctccctcctctcatcttctcctcctcctcctccctcctctcatcttctctctcctctctcctcctctctcctctcctccctgcttctcctctctctgcttctcctcttctcctctcatcttctcctcctctcctccctcctctcatcttctcctcctcctcctccctcctctcatcttctctctcctctctcctcctctctcctctcctccctgcttctcctctctctgcttctcctcttctcctctcttcttctcctccctcctccctcctctctctgcttccttccttcatctcctcacagtcttctcctctt
It includes:
- the atf3 gene encoding cyclic AMP-dependent transcription factor ATF-3, with protein sequence MMLQHPGPSLADISCSALVPCLSPPGTLTLDDFTNFTPIVKEELRLAIQTKRLSNGLSADMSSDGASSCSDRASEHWTGGSGVRREFTPQEHERRKRRRERNKVAAAKCRNKKKEKTETLQQESEKLETVNADLKAQIEELKQQKQQLVYMLNLHRPTCIVRAQNGQTPEDERNLFIQHIKESNLQLHNLTSSITSSTTSLSTVAPLEGGLLTLDHIHCHI